The following is a genomic window from Candidatus Neomarinimicrobiota bacterium.
GGGCTGCTGATTCCAAGTGATCTGATGTTTGAACTGCGCGGCACCAGCAAGGCATTTGGAAAAACTCAGGCTCTGCAGCCCACTGACTTGGCGATTCCGCGAGGTAAAACAACGGCGCTGATTGGGCCCAGCGGTTGTGGAAAGTCGACAATCTTGCGACTGATGGTGGGGCTCATCCGCCCTGACACCGGATCGGTTTTGTTCAATGGCGAAGAGTTGACGGCCAAGAACGTATGCGACCAGCGGCATCGCATGGGCTACATGATTCAGGACGGTGGCCTGTTTCCTCATCTGACGGTCAACGGAAACGTGACGCTGCTCGCTCGCTATCTTCGCTGGGATCAAGACCGAATCCGCGATCGGTTACAAAAACTCGCTGAGTTAACGCACTTTCCGATT
Proteins encoded in this region:
- a CDS encoding ATP-binding cassette domain-containing protein — its product is MFELRGTSKAFGKTQALQPTDLAIPRGKTTALIGPSGCGKSTILRLMVGLIRPDTGSVLFNGEELTAKNVCDQRHRMGYMIQDGGLFPHLTVNGNVTLLARYLRWDQDRIRDRLQKLAELTHFPIDALERYPSQISGGQRQRVALIRALFLDPDVLLLDEPMGALDPLIRSELQEELRQIFRALNKTVVLVTHDIGEAGHLADLICVLKDGEIVQRGTLEELVRSPKEEFVSRFINAQRSPLESLRGPHQ